In the Salarias fasciatus chromosome 13, fSalaFa1.1, whole genome shotgun sequence genome, one interval contains:
- the ablim1a gene encoding actin-binding LIM protein 1 isoform X6 translates to MGERNTVRQQPGYDGLCNYAQKITSCFGLDVAHAQDTHHHSAEKPLIQCYKCGQPCKGEVLRVQNKHFHLKCFTCKVCGCDLAQGGFFMKNGEYLCTLDYQRMHGTRCNGCGDFVEGEVVTALGKTYHPACFVCTICKRPFPAGDRVTFNGKDCLCQYCVEPMSPGPKDILGSSNCAGCGRDIKNGQALLALDKQWHLGCFKCKACSKVLTGEYISKDGAPYCEKDYQIHFGVQCEACHQFITGKVLEAGDKHYHPSCARCSRCNQMFTEGEEMYLQGSTVWHPGCKNTTRTEERHRERLLPPSLLFLQKTERQPTRSSSESICSRPGSSIPGSPGHTIYAKVDNEILDYRDLAAIPKVKAIYDIERPDLITYEPMYTTSLEEREERRESVGELHTARRERSPLPDDKSSRNMSPTPPGEGSYDRRERILQRSTSQGSIGSPVYNRHGYTPTLSRSPQHFHRPEALTGMQKLCSSLCSNSVGSRNSDSRPTSPFRHHFLPHSQGTDPPSGRSSPLPLRPDSRPVTPPLSQTPKHFHLPDQGSNIYRKPPIYKLHGSEGRRRSREEEEEEALKRKQLQEEHLSKIQSGLGKLILKEEMEKEQIRERHARSLSAQRYDPKQTNCDAEPTSPTKTNSLPGYGRNGLHRPQSTDFTQYNSYGDMCGGGREFQHIKDGRAALARMDRGVSMPNMLEPKVYPYEMLMITSRGRAKLPRDVDRTRLERHLAPETFFDIFGMEIQEFDRLPLWKRNDMKKKAKLF, encoded by the exons TGGCTCATGCGCAGGACACACACCACCACTCCGCAGAGAAGCCCCTGATCCAGTGCTACAAGTGTGGGCAGCCATGCAAGGGAGAGGTGCTCCGGGTGCAGAACAAGCACTTTCACCTCAAGTGCTTCACCTGCAAAG TGTGCGGCTGCGACCTCGCCCAGGGGGGCTTCTTCATGAAGAATGGAGAGTATCTGTGCACGCTGGACTACCAACGCATGCACGGCACCCGCTGCAATGGCTGCGGGGAttttgttgagggagaagtggtcACTGCCCTGGGCAAGACGTACCACCCCGCCTGCTTCGTGTGCACAATCTGCAA ACGACCGTTCCCCGCGGGGGACAGGGTGACCTTTAACGGCAAGGACTGCCTGTGTCAGTACTGTGTGGAGCCAATGTCTCCAGGACCAAAGGACATCCTGGGCTCCAGCA ATTGTGCAGGATGCGGCCGGGACATCAAGAACGGACAGGCTCTTCTTGCCCTGGACAAACAGTGGCATCTGGGCTGCTTTAAGTGCAAGGCCTGCAGCAAAGTGCTGACCGGGGAGTACATCAGCAA ggaTGGCGCCCCCTACTGTGAGAAGGATTACCAGATTCATTTTGGAGTTCAGTGTGAAGCTTGCCATCAATTCATCACGGGAAAAGTGTTAGAG GCAGGAGATAAGCACTACCATCCCAGCTGTGCACGGTGCAGCAGGTGCAATCAGATGTTCACAGAGGGAGAAGAAATGTACCTTCAAG GATCAACCGTCTGGCATCCCGGCTGCAAGAACACCacgagaacagaggagagacaCAGGGAGCGG CTATTGCCTCCGTCCCTCTTATTCCTTCAAAAAACAGAAAGGCAG ccCACGAGGTCGTCATCCGAGAGTATTTGTTCCAGACCTGGTTCAAGCATACCTGGCTCACCGGGTCACACGATCTAT GCAAAAGTAGACAATGAGATCCTTGATTACAGAGACCTAGCTGCCATTCCAAAAGTCAAAGCCATTTATGACATTGAGCGCCCCGATCTTATTACCTATGAACCTATGTACACCACCTccctggaagagagagaggagagacgagaGAGTGTGGGAGAG CTCCACACTGCCAGGAGGGAACGGTCCCCCTTGCCCGATGACAAG TCGTCAAGGAACATGTCGCCAACCCCACCTGGAGAG GGCTCTTATGACAGGAGGGAACGCATCCTCCAGAGGTCCACCAGTCAGGGCTCCATAGGATCGCCAGTTTACAATCGCCACGGTTACACGCCCACGTTGTCGCGGTCGCCACAGCACTTTCACAGACCAG AGGCTTTGACAGGCATGCAgaagctctgctcctccctgtGCAGTAACAGTGTGGGCTCCAGAAATAGTGACTCACGCCCCACCTCCCCTTTCAGACACCACTTCCTCCCCCATAGCCAAG GCACGGACCCGCCGAGTGGCCGGAGCTCCCCTCTGCCGCTCAGGCCCGACAGCCGGCCGGTCACCCCGCCTCTCTCTCAGACACCTAAACATTTCCACCTCCCAG ATCAAGGGAGCAACATCTACAGAAAGCCACCAATCTACAAACTACACG GTTCAGAAGGAAGGAGACGCtcgagagaagaggaggaagaagaggcctTGAAAAGAAAGCAGCTCCAGGAGGAACATCTCAGTAAG ATTCAGTCGGGTTTGGGGAAGCTCATCCtgaaagaggagatggagaaagagCAGATCAGGGAGCGTCACGCACGCAGCCTCTCTGCTCAGCGTTACGACCCCAAACAGACCAACTGTGACGCAG AGCCAACTTCTCCAACCAAAACAAACTCTCTGCCTGGATATGGGAGGAATGGGCTTCATCGG cCTCAGTCAACAGACTTTACCCAGTACAACAGCTATGGTGACATGTGTGGAGGGGGCAGAG AGTTTCAG CACATTAAGGATGGCCGTGCAGCACTTGCAAGGATGGACAGGGGAGTATCTATGCCTAATATGTTGGAACCAAAA GTGTATCCCTATGAAATGCTCATGATAACCAGTAGAGGGAGAGCTAAACTGCCCAGGGATGTGGACAGAACCAGACTGGAG CGCCACTTAGCACCCGAAACGTTCTTTGACATCTTTGGAATGGAGATCCAGGAGTTTGACAGGCTTCCCCTGTGGAAACGCAACGACATGAAAAAGAAGGCCAAGCTCTTCTAA
- the ablim1a gene encoding actin-binding LIM protein 1 isoform X1, producing the protein MPTLPNLNSLGKLCSSSRSHNVDRVRVKRKSSVKRMSIIEDGHVAEVLYLIPKQYMEQLPYLNPNDYYLSERLNDVATVAHAQDTHHHSAEKPLIQCYKCGQPCKGEVLRVQNKHFHLKCFTCKVCGCDLAQGGFFMKNGEYLCTLDYQRMHGTRCNGCGDFVEGEVVTALGKTYHPACFVCTICKRPFPAGDRVTFNGKDCLCQYCVEPMSPGPKDILGSSNCAGCGRDIKNGQALLALDKQWHLGCFKCKACSKVLTGEYISKDGAPYCEKDYQIHFGVQCEACHQFITGKVLEAGDKHYHPSCARCSRCNQMFTEGEEMYLQGSTVWHPGCKNTTRTEERHRERLLPPSLLFLQKTERQPTRSSSESICSRPGSSIPGSPGHTIYAKVDNEILDYRDLAAIPKVKAIYDIERPDLITYEPMYTTSLEEREERRESVGELHTARRERSPLPDDKSSRNMSPTPPGEGSYDRRERILQRSTSQGSIGSPVYNRHGYTPTLSRSPQHFHRPEALTGMQKLCSSLCSNSVGSRNSDSRPTSPFRHHFLPHSQGTDPPSGRSSPLPLRPDSRPVTPPLSQTPKHFHLPDQGSNIYRKPPIYKLHDSAAIARQSKSGDDIIRSATFPAAHAPSPDDSSRSEGDLWPYSLAVLGSEGRRRSREEEEEEALKRKQLQEEHLSKIQSGLGKLILKEEMEKEQIRERHARSLSAQRYDPKQTNCDAEPTSPTKTNSLPGYGRNGLHRPQSTDFTQYNSYGDMCGGGREFQHIKDGRAALARMDRGVSMPNMLEPKVYPYEMLMITSRGRAKLPRDVDRTRLERHLAPETFFDIFGMEIQEFDRLPLWKRNDMKKKAKLF; encoded by the exons TGGCTCATGCGCAGGACACACACCACCACTCCGCAGAGAAGCCCCTGATCCAGTGCTACAAGTGTGGGCAGCCATGCAAGGGAGAGGTGCTCCGGGTGCAGAACAAGCACTTTCACCTCAAGTGCTTCACCTGCAAAG TGTGCGGCTGCGACCTCGCCCAGGGGGGCTTCTTCATGAAGAATGGAGAGTATCTGTGCACGCTGGACTACCAACGCATGCACGGCACCCGCTGCAATGGCTGCGGGGAttttgttgagggagaagtggtcACTGCCCTGGGCAAGACGTACCACCCCGCCTGCTTCGTGTGCACAATCTGCAA ACGACCGTTCCCCGCGGGGGACAGGGTGACCTTTAACGGCAAGGACTGCCTGTGTCAGTACTGTGTGGAGCCAATGTCTCCAGGACCAAAGGACATCCTGGGCTCCAGCA ATTGTGCAGGATGCGGCCGGGACATCAAGAACGGACAGGCTCTTCTTGCCCTGGACAAACAGTGGCATCTGGGCTGCTTTAAGTGCAAGGCCTGCAGCAAAGTGCTGACCGGGGAGTACATCAGCAA ggaTGGCGCCCCCTACTGTGAGAAGGATTACCAGATTCATTTTGGAGTTCAGTGTGAAGCTTGCCATCAATTCATCACGGGAAAAGTGTTAGAG GCAGGAGATAAGCACTACCATCCCAGCTGTGCACGGTGCAGCAGGTGCAATCAGATGTTCACAGAGGGAGAAGAAATGTACCTTCAAG GATCAACCGTCTGGCATCCCGGCTGCAAGAACACCacgagaacagaggagagacaCAGGGAGCGG CTATTGCCTCCGTCCCTCTTATTCCTTCAAAAAACAGAAAGGCAG ccCACGAGGTCGTCATCCGAGAGTATTTGTTCCAGACCTGGTTCAAGCATACCTGGCTCACCGGGTCACACGATCTAT GCAAAAGTAGACAATGAGATCCTTGATTACAGAGACCTAGCTGCCATTCCAAAAGTCAAAGCCATTTATGACATTGAGCGCCCCGATCTTATTACCTATGAACCTATGTACACCACCTccctggaagagagagaggagagacgagaGAGTGTGGGAGAG CTCCACACTGCCAGGAGGGAACGGTCCCCCTTGCCCGATGACAAG TCGTCAAGGAACATGTCGCCAACCCCACCTGGAGAG GGCTCTTATGACAGGAGGGAACGCATCCTCCAGAGGTCCACCAGTCAGGGCTCCATAGGATCGCCAGTTTACAATCGCCACGGTTACACGCCCACGTTGTCGCGGTCGCCACAGCACTTTCACAGACCAG AGGCTTTGACAGGCATGCAgaagctctgctcctccctgtGCAGTAACAGTGTGGGCTCCAGAAATAGTGACTCACGCCCCACCTCCCCTTTCAGACACCACTTCCTCCCCCATAGCCAAG GCACGGACCCGCCGAGTGGCCGGAGCTCCCCTCTGCCGCTCAGGCCCGACAGCCGGCCGGTCACCCCGCCTCTCTCTCAGACACCTAAACATTTCCACCTCCCAG ATCAAGGGAGCAACATCTACAGAAAGCCACCAATCTACAAACTACACG ATTCAGCCGCCATAGCACGCCAAAGCAAGTCTGGTGACGACATCATCAGATCCGCCACCTTCCCCGCCGCTCATGCTCCCTCTCCGGACGACAGCTCGCGGAGTGAGGGCGACCTTTGGCCCTACTCTCTCGCTGTATTAG GTTCAGAAGGAAGGAGACGCtcgagagaagaggaggaagaagaggcctTGAAAAGAAAGCAGCTCCAGGAGGAACATCTCAGTAAG ATTCAGTCGGGTTTGGGGAAGCTCATCCtgaaagaggagatggagaaagagCAGATCAGGGAGCGTCACGCACGCAGCCTCTCTGCTCAGCGTTACGACCCCAAACAGACCAACTGTGACGCAG AGCCAACTTCTCCAACCAAAACAAACTCTCTGCCTGGATATGGGAGGAATGGGCTTCATCGG cCTCAGTCAACAGACTTTACCCAGTACAACAGCTATGGTGACATGTGTGGAGGGGGCAGAG AGTTTCAG CACATTAAGGATGGCCGTGCAGCACTTGCAAGGATGGACAGGGGAGTATCTATGCCTAATATGTTGGAACCAAAA GTGTATCCCTATGAAATGCTCATGATAACCAGTAGAGGGAGAGCTAAACTGCCCAGGGATGTGGACAGAACCAGACTGGAG CGCCACTTAGCACCCGAAACGTTCTTTGACATCTTTGGAATGGAGATCCAGGAGTTTGACAGGCTTCCCCTGTGGAAACGCAACGACATGAAAAAGAAGGCCAAGCTCTTCTAA
- the ablim1a gene encoding actin-binding LIM protein 1 isoform X7 has product MVMVKEKVAHAQDTHHHSAEKPLIQCYKCGQPCKGEVLRVQNKHFHLKCFTCKVCGCDLAQGGFFMKNGEYLCTLDYQRMHGTRCNGCGDFVEGEVVTALGKTYHPACFVCTICKRPFPAGDRVTFNGKDCLCQYCVEPMSPGPKDILGSSNCAGCGRDIKNGQALLALDKQWHLGCFKCKACSKVLTGEYISKDGAPYCEKDYQIHFGVQCEACHQFITGKVLEAGDKHYHPSCARCSRCNQMFTEGEEMYLQGSTVWHPGCKNTTRTEERHRERPTRSSSESICSRPGSSIPGSPGHTIYAKVDNEILDYRDLAAIPKVKAIYDIERPDLITYEPMYTTSLEEREERRESVGELHTARRERSPLPDDKSSRNMSPTPPGEGSYDRRERILQRSTSQGSIGSPVYNRHGYTPTLSRSPQHFHRPGTDPPSGRSSPLPLRPDSRPVTPPLSQTPKHFHLPDQGSNIYRKPPIYKLHDSAAIARQSKSGDDIIRSATFPAAHAPSPDDSSRSEGDLWPYSLAVLGSEGRRRSREEEEEEALKRKQLQEEHLSKIQSGLGKLILKEEMEKEQIRERHARSLSAQRYDPKQTNCDAEPTSPTKTNSLPGYGRNGLHRPQSTDFTQYNSYGDMCGGGREFQHIKDGRAALARMDRGVSMPNMLEPKVYPYEMLMITSRGRAKLPRDVDRTRLERHLAPETFFDIFGMEIQEFDRLPLWKRNDMKKKAKLF; this is encoded by the exons ATGGTCATGGTCAAAGAAAAAG TGGCTCATGCGCAGGACACACACCACCACTCCGCAGAGAAGCCCCTGATCCAGTGCTACAAGTGTGGGCAGCCATGCAAGGGAGAGGTGCTCCGGGTGCAGAACAAGCACTTTCACCTCAAGTGCTTCACCTGCAAAG TGTGCGGCTGCGACCTCGCCCAGGGGGGCTTCTTCATGAAGAATGGAGAGTATCTGTGCACGCTGGACTACCAACGCATGCACGGCACCCGCTGCAATGGCTGCGGGGAttttgttgagggagaagtggtcACTGCCCTGGGCAAGACGTACCACCCCGCCTGCTTCGTGTGCACAATCTGCAA ACGACCGTTCCCCGCGGGGGACAGGGTGACCTTTAACGGCAAGGACTGCCTGTGTCAGTACTGTGTGGAGCCAATGTCTCCAGGACCAAAGGACATCCTGGGCTCCAGCA ATTGTGCAGGATGCGGCCGGGACATCAAGAACGGACAGGCTCTTCTTGCCCTGGACAAACAGTGGCATCTGGGCTGCTTTAAGTGCAAGGCCTGCAGCAAAGTGCTGACCGGGGAGTACATCAGCAA ggaTGGCGCCCCCTACTGTGAGAAGGATTACCAGATTCATTTTGGAGTTCAGTGTGAAGCTTGCCATCAATTCATCACGGGAAAAGTGTTAGAG GCAGGAGATAAGCACTACCATCCCAGCTGTGCACGGTGCAGCAGGTGCAATCAGATGTTCACAGAGGGAGAAGAAATGTACCTTCAAG GATCAACCGTCTGGCATCCCGGCTGCAAGAACACCacgagaacagaggagagacaCAGGGAGCGG ccCACGAGGTCGTCATCCGAGAGTATTTGTTCCAGACCTGGTTCAAGCATACCTGGCTCACCGGGTCACACGATCTAT GCAAAAGTAGACAATGAGATCCTTGATTACAGAGACCTAGCTGCCATTCCAAAAGTCAAAGCCATTTATGACATTGAGCGCCCCGATCTTATTACCTATGAACCTATGTACACCACCTccctggaagagagagaggagagacgagaGAGTGTGGGAGAG CTCCACACTGCCAGGAGGGAACGGTCCCCCTTGCCCGATGACAAG TCGTCAAGGAACATGTCGCCAACCCCACCTGGAGAG GGCTCTTATGACAGGAGGGAACGCATCCTCCAGAGGTCCACCAGTCAGGGCTCCATAGGATCGCCAGTTTACAATCGCCACGGTTACACGCCCACGTTGTCGCGGTCGCCACAGCACTTTCACAGACCAG GCACGGACCCGCCGAGTGGCCGGAGCTCCCCTCTGCCGCTCAGGCCCGACAGCCGGCCGGTCACCCCGCCTCTCTCTCAGACACCTAAACATTTCCACCTCCCAG ATCAAGGGAGCAACATCTACAGAAAGCCACCAATCTACAAACTACACG ATTCAGCCGCCATAGCACGCCAAAGCAAGTCTGGTGACGACATCATCAGATCCGCCACCTTCCCCGCCGCTCATGCTCCCTCTCCGGACGACAGCTCGCGGAGTGAGGGCGACCTTTGGCCCTACTCTCTCGCTGTATTAG GTTCAGAAGGAAGGAGACGCtcgagagaagaggaggaagaagaggcctTGAAAAGAAAGCAGCTCCAGGAGGAACATCTCAGTAAG ATTCAGTCGGGTTTGGGGAAGCTCATCCtgaaagaggagatggagaaagagCAGATCAGGGAGCGTCACGCACGCAGCCTCTCTGCTCAGCGTTACGACCCCAAACAGACCAACTGTGACGCAG AGCCAACTTCTCCAACCAAAACAAACTCTCTGCCTGGATATGGGAGGAATGGGCTTCATCGG cCTCAGTCAACAGACTTTACCCAGTACAACAGCTATGGTGACATGTGTGGAGGGGGCAGAG AGTTTCAG CACATTAAGGATGGCCGTGCAGCACTTGCAAGGATGGACAGGGGAGTATCTATGCCTAATATGTTGGAACCAAAA GTGTATCCCTATGAAATGCTCATGATAACCAGTAGAGGGAGAGCTAAACTGCCCAGGGATGTGGACAGAACCAGACTGGAG CGCCACTTAGCACCCGAAACGTTCTTTGACATCTTTGGAATGGAGATCCAGGAGTTTGACAGGCTTCCCCTGTGGAAACGCAACGACATGAAAAAGAAGGCCAAGCTCTTCTAA
- the ablim1a gene encoding actin-binding LIM protein 1 isoform X10, which yields MPTLPNLNSLGKLCSSSRSHNVDRVRVKRKSSVKRMSIIEDGHVAEVLYLIPKQYMEQLPYLNPNDYYLSERLNDVATVAHAQDTHHHSAEKPLIQCYKCGQPCKGEVLRVQNKHFHLKCFTCKVCGCDLAQGGFFMKNGEYLCTLDYQRMHGTRCNGCGDFVEGEVVTALGKTYHPACFVCTICKRPFPAGDRVTFNGKDCLCQYCVEPMSPGPKDILGSSNCAGCGRDIKNGQALLALDKQWHLGCFKCKACSKVLTGEYISKDGAPYCEKDYQIHFGVQCEACHQFITGKVLEAGDKHYHPSCARCSRCNQMFTEGEEMYLQGSTVWHPGCKNTTRTEERHRERPTRSSSESICSRPGSSIPGSPGHTIYAKVDNEILDYRDLAAIPKVKAIYDIERPDLITYEPMYTTSLEEREERRESVGELHTARRERSPLPDDKSSRNMSPTPPGEGSYDRRERILQRSTSQGSIGSPVYNRHGYTPTLSRSPQHFHRPEALTGMQKLCSSLCSNSVGSRNSDSRPTSPFRHHFLPHSQGTDPPSGRSSPLPLRPDSRPVTPPLSQTPKHFHLPDQGSNIYRKPPIYKLHGSEGRRRSREEEEEEALKRKQLQEEHLSKIQSGLGKLILKEEMEKEQIRERHARSLSAQRYDPKQTNCDAEPTSPTKTNSLPGYGRNGLHRPQSTDFTQYNSYGDMCGGGREFQHIKDGRAALARMDRGVSMPNMLEPKVYPYEMLMITSRGRAKLPRDVDRTRLERHLAPETFFDIFGMEIQEFDRLPLWKRNDMKKKAKLF from the exons TGGCTCATGCGCAGGACACACACCACCACTCCGCAGAGAAGCCCCTGATCCAGTGCTACAAGTGTGGGCAGCCATGCAAGGGAGAGGTGCTCCGGGTGCAGAACAAGCACTTTCACCTCAAGTGCTTCACCTGCAAAG TGTGCGGCTGCGACCTCGCCCAGGGGGGCTTCTTCATGAAGAATGGAGAGTATCTGTGCACGCTGGACTACCAACGCATGCACGGCACCCGCTGCAATGGCTGCGGGGAttttgttgagggagaagtggtcACTGCCCTGGGCAAGACGTACCACCCCGCCTGCTTCGTGTGCACAATCTGCAA ACGACCGTTCCCCGCGGGGGACAGGGTGACCTTTAACGGCAAGGACTGCCTGTGTCAGTACTGTGTGGAGCCAATGTCTCCAGGACCAAAGGACATCCTGGGCTCCAGCA ATTGTGCAGGATGCGGCCGGGACATCAAGAACGGACAGGCTCTTCTTGCCCTGGACAAACAGTGGCATCTGGGCTGCTTTAAGTGCAAGGCCTGCAGCAAAGTGCTGACCGGGGAGTACATCAGCAA ggaTGGCGCCCCCTACTGTGAGAAGGATTACCAGATTCATTTTGGAGTTCAGTGTGAAGCTTGCCATCAATTCATCACGGGAAAAGTGTTAGAG GCAGGAGATAAGCACTACCATCCCAGCTGTGCACGGTGCAGCAGGTGCAATCAGATGTTCACAGAGGGAGAAGAAATGTACCTTCAAG GATCAACCGTCTGGCATCCCGGCTGCAAGAACACCacgagaacagaggagagacaCAGGGAGCGG ccCACGAGGTCGTCATCCGAGAGTATTTGTTCCAGACCTGGTTCAAGCATACCTGGCTCACCGGGTCACACGATCTAT GCAAAAGTAGACAATGAGATCCTTGATTACAGAGACCTAGCTGCCATTCCAAAAGTCAAAGCCATTTATGACATTGAGCGCCCCGATCTTATTACCTATGAACCTATGTACACCACCTccctggaagagagagaggagagacgagaGAGTGTGGGAGAG CTCCACACTGCCAGGAGGGAACGGTCCCCCTTGCCCGATGACAAG TCGTCAAGGAACATGTCGCCAACCCCACCTGGAGAG GGCTCTTATGACAGGAGGGAACGCATCCTCCAGAGGTCCACCAGTCAGGGCTCCATAGGATCGCCAGTTTACAATCGCCACGGTTACACGCCCACGTTGTCGCGGTCGCCACAGCACTTTCACAGACCAG AGGCTTTGACAGGCATGCAgaagctctgctcctccctgtGCAGTAACAGTGTGGGCTCCAGAAATAGTGACTCACGCCCCACCTCCCCTTTCAGACACCACTTCCTCCCCCATAGCCAAG GCACGGACCCGCCGAGTGGCCGGAGCTCCCCTCTGCCGCTCAGGCCCGACAGCCGGCCGGTCACCCCGCCTCTCTCTCAGACACCTAAACATTTCCACCTCCCAG ATCAAGGGAGCAACATCTACAGAAAGCCACCAATCTACAAACTACACG GTTCAGAAGGAAGGAGACGCtcgagagaagaggaggaagaagaggcctTGAAAAGAAAGCAGCTCCAGGAGGAACATCTCAGTAAG ATTCAGTCGGGTTTGGGGAAGCTCATCCtgaaagaggagatggagaaagagCAGATCAGGGAGCGTCACGCACGCAGCCTCTCTGCTCAGCGTTACGACCCCAAACAGACCAACTGTGACGCAG AGCCAACTTCTCCAACCAAAACAAACTCTCTGCCTGGATATGGGAGGAATGGGCTTCATCGG cCTCAGTCAACAGACTTTACCCAGTACAACAGCTATGGTGACATGTGTGGAGGGGGCAGAG AGTTTCAG CACATTAAGGATGGCCGTGCAGCACTTGCAAGGATGGACAGGGGAGTATCTATGCCTAATATGTTGGAACCAAAA GTGTATCCCTATGAAATGCTCATGATAACCAGTAGAGGGAGAGCTAAACTGCCCAGGGATGTGGACAGAACCAGACTGGAG CGCCACTTAGCACCCGAAACGTTCTTTGACATCTTTGGAATGGAGATCCAGGAGTTTGACAGGCTTCCCCTGTGGAAACGCAACGACATGAAAAAGAAGGCCAAGCTCTTCTAA